In a single window of the Thunnus thynnus chromosome 9, fThuThy2.1, whole genome shotgun sequence genome:
- the tcof1 gene encoding axoneme-associated protein mst101(2) isoform X1: MSVNASKHELIQLIHRHLKEHGFHSAADELQRHSPQGDTKISASLLEIYSSWLNDSKNKRPLDSAKHSTATTATSNQTQAEDDSSSDSEELSQSLLPQTPSASSTKLAPTTPVKPVAAASPNKKKPLSPVKPVTAAQGESSDSTDISENEENTPTVTSASTVTPVKQKQKSTAKAVKSGKNLPEKATKKQPDKKNHKSSKNTVGKNEASAKVKTPKKKGGVTSEQNTPAAATAGRAPSVAKPATPKKKKEPAKKAETPKKKLVPAKRKKSEENAVKAKKSKTKDKVAAAGGDSSDSDSSLDVEKWKRLLLQMTDADIAKMDTINALDSSSPTKKRVRKPRAKAPAKTDTLVKQNNETVEKNGEVEEKAAKETTKTDKLKKSWPKKTAPVDSSATPSQEQNLNTAEERAAMSTLSPSKKEKRKVVTPSEEKTDETTSEPKKKKKKKEKEASENKVEENLNETGEDGKEKDSKKEKKKKNEVIEAEEKKKKTNKDNKKTDTQEEMIKKNDIKEISEPIVKEKKSKKKKKETADSEEILEPILEEKKEKKKKKETADSEEILEPILEEKKEKKKKKETADSEEILEPILEEKKKKKETADTVENSEQTAEEKKAKKKKKLINSLENPEQAVEEEKENSEQIVDEKKAKKMTEMADSEENPETISKEKKAKKKKKKENPDEENSEQIVEEKKIKKKKDKAEHNEEMSEQIVEEKKIKKKKDKAEHNEELSEQIVEENTTMTKEMPEQVTEVKKKKKKALYNSADSEQLPPSTPETPSTPTEKKKKKSKLRPAEIPETPSVSVQDDTATQTPSNDTQKQKRKSLKISES; this comes from the exons ATGTCCGTGAACGCATCAAAACACGAGCTGATCCAGCTGATCCACCGCCATTTGAAGGAGCATGGTTTCCACTCAGCTGCAGATGAGCTTCAGAGGCACAGCCCACAG GGGGacacaaaaatatctgcatcATTACTGGAAATCTATAGTTCGTGGTTAAA TGactcaaaaaacaaaaggcCACTTGACTCGGCGAAGCACTCTACTGCGACTACAG CCACCTCCAATCAGACTCAAGCTGAGGATGACAGCAGCTCGGACAGCGAGGAGCTGAGTCAGAGTCTACTGCCACAG ACTCCCTCAGCTTCTAGTACAAAACTAGCTCCAACAACCCCAGTCAAACCAGTGGCAGCAGCATctccaaacaaaaagaaaccatTGAGCCCAGTCAAACCTGTAACTGCAGCCCAAGGGGAGTCCAGTGATAGCACTGACATATCAGAGAACGAAGAGAATACTCCAACTGTT ACATCAGCATCAACAGTGACACCAgtgaagcagaaacagaaatcaACAGCCAAGGCAGTAAAATCTGGTAAAAACTTACCTGAAAAAGCTACAAAGAAGCAACCTGACAAGAAAAATCACAAGAGCAGCAAGAACACAGTCGGCAAAAACGAAGCTTCAGCTAAG GTCAAAACTCCCAAGAAGAAAGGCGGCGTTACCTCTGAGCAGAACACTCCAGCTGCTGCAACAGCTGGAAGAGCACCCTCTGTTG CCAAGCCAGCCACaccgaagaagaagaaggaaccTGCAAAAAAGGCAGAGACGCCAAAAAAGAAG ttggtgccagcaaaaaggaaaaagagtgAAGAAAATGCTGTAAAGGCAAAGAAATCAAAGACTAAAGACAAGGTCGCGGCTGCTGGTGGAGATAGTTCAGACTCTGACAGTAGTCTGGATGTAGAGAAATGGAAGAGACTGCTCCTACAGATGACAG ATGCTGACATAGCCAAGATGGACACCATCAATGCTTTGGACTCCTCTTCACCCACAAAGAAGAGAGTCAGGAAACCTCGGGCCAAAGCGCCGGCAAAAACTGACACTCTCGTTAAACAGAATAATGAGACGGTTGAAAAGAatggggaggtggaggagaaagCTGCGAAagagacaacaaaaacagataaactcAAGAAGAGCTGGCCAAAAAAGACAGCACCTGTGGATTCCTCCGCTACCCCGAGCCAAGAGCAAAACCTGAACACTGCAGAGGAAAGAGCAGCAATGTCCACTCTCTCTCCgtcaaagaaagagaaaaggaaagttGTGACTCCCAGTGAGGAAAAAACTGATGAGACAACGTCTGAgcccaagaagaagaagaagaaaaaggaaaaggaggcATCTGAAAACAAAGTGGAAGAGAATCTAAATGAGACTGGGgaagatggaaaagaaaaagacagcaagaaggagaagaaaaagaagaatgaagTCATTgaggcagaggagaagaaaaagaagacaaataaaGATAACAAGAAGACTGACACTCAagaagaaatgataaaaaagaacGATATTAAGGAAATTTCAGAGCCaatagtaaaagaaaagaaatccaagaagaagaaaaaggagacagCTGATAGTGAGGAGATTTTAGAGCCAATattggaagaaaagaaagaaaagaagaagaaaaaggagacgGCTGATAGTGAGGAGATTTTAGAGCCAATattggaagaaaagaaagaaaagaagaagaaaaaggagacagCTGATAGTGAGGAGATTTTAGAGCCAATAttggaagaaaagaagaagaaaaaggagacagCTGATACTGTGGAAAACTCAGAGCAGACAgctgaagaaaagaaagcaaagaagaagaaaaagctcATTAATAGTTTGGAAAATCCAGAACAAGCAgttgaagaagagaaagaaaattcaGAGCAGATAGTTGatgaaaagaaagcaaagaagatGACAGAAATGGCTGATAGTGAGGAAAATCCAGAGACaatttcaaaagaaaagaaagcaaagaaaaagaagaaaaaggagaatcCTGATGAAGAGAATTCTGAGCAGATagttgaagaaaagaaaattaagaaaaaaaaggacaaagctGAACATAATGAGGAGATGTCGGAGCAGATagttgaagaaaagaaaattaagaaaaaaaaggacaaagcgGAACATAATGAGGAGCTGTCGGAGCAGATAGTTGaagaaaatacaacaatgaCAAAGGAAATGCCGGAGCAGGTTACCgaagtaaagaagaaaaagaaaaaggcgTTATACAACTCAGCTGACTCAGAGCAACTACCTCCATCCACCCCTGAGACACCGAGTACTccaacagagaagaagaaaa AAAAAAGCAAATTGAGACCCGCTGAGATCCCAGAAACACCTTCAGTTTCTGTCCAAGATGACACCGCAACACAAACACCGTCAAATGACACCCAGAAACAG AAAAGGAAATCTTTGAAGATCTCAGAGTCGTGA
- the tmco6 gene encoding transmembrane and coiled-coil domain-containing protein 6 isoform X2 yields MDTDPGEQDVVSLFHKLQHCGPEKEAHLKALSKSLRDPSAQLTFIKQENSMHLLVGLLTGTNAQCRLQAVRCLHELSHSPHPNVTPACLPATPYLLTYLSGQSTKFTELCLYTLGNLCPDSDVVKEKLLAQGIIPALATCIENQRHNLAVVEAVGFTLSQLLQAKDAAEKIIPMVLASSLPSHLLSVLTPDPKFSLGPAIECAWCLHYLTCSNMDNRALLAYGALLQCSSLLVSLGGAVAKGDKEEGMELLVCPLLRCVGNLLSSCPVEDLSAQVRDGRLVVALCALLQAYFKTRPALARESAWVLNNLTAHSGAFCSALLILNLVPGLIQLLPFSQGINTMILRVLANIAYKKKEFCVQLAQLGLLSALCATLKMADQEMVTLSLDVLFMLVVSSTQVAEEFVRQGGLSLLEAIQYNSEGEMRRRATYLLEHHLQSHSSYCSVENIPCS; encoded by the exons ATGGATACTGACCCAGGAGAACAG GATGTGGTCAGTTTGTTCCACAAACTTCAACACTGCGGGCCTGAGAAGGAGGCCCACCTGAAAGCCTTGAGTAAATCTCTCCGTGACCCATCAGCACAGCTCACCTTCATCAA GCAGGAGAATAGTATGCATCTGCTAGTTGGTCTCCTCACCGGTACTAATGCTCAGTGCCGTCTGCAGGCTGTTCGGTGCCTTCACGAGCTGTCTCACTCTCCTCACCCCAACGTGACCCCAGCCTGTCTGCCTGCCACCCCCTACCTGCTTACCTATCTGTCTGGACAGAGCACCAAGTTCACT gAGCTGTGTCTCTACACACTCGGTAACTTATGCCCAGACAGTGATGTTGTAAAAGAGAAACTTCTGGCCCAGGGAATCATACCCGCTCTGGCCACCTGTATAGAG AACCAGAGACATAATCTAGCAGTGGTGGAAGCTGTGGGGTTCACCCTGTCTCAGCTGCTCCAGGCCAAAGATGCAGCAGAGAAAATAATCCC gatgGTCCTGGCCTCTAGTTTACCTTCACATTTGTTATCAGTCCTGACTCCTGACCCAAAGTTCTCCTTGGGGCCTGCCATTGAGTGTGCGTGGTGTCTGCACTACCTCACATGCAG CAACATGGATAACAGAGCGCTGTTGGCATACGGGGCCCTCTTACAGTGCAGTTCCTTGTTAGTGTCACTAGGTGGTGCTGTGGCTAaaggagacaaagaagaagGAATGGAGTTG CTTGTCTGTCCTCTGCTGAGGTGTGTGGGAAATCTCCTGTCCTCCTGCCCAGTTGAAGACCTGAGCGCTCAAGTGAGAGACGGTCGTCTCGTGGTTGCTTTGTGTGCACTTCTTCAAGCTTACTTCAAGACTCGACCAGCCTTGGCCAGAGAGAGCGCCTGGGTCCTCAACAACCTCACAG CTCACTCCGGTGcattctgctctgctctgctgattCTCAACTTGGTCCCTGGACTGATCCAGCTTCTGCCTTTTTCTCAAGGCATCAATACGATG ATCCTGAGGGTTCTGGCAAATATTGCCTATAAGAAAAAGGAGTTCTGTGTCCAGCTGGCCCAGCTTGGATTGCTGTCTGCACTCTGTGCCACACTTAAAATGGCCGACCAAGAGATGGTGACCCTGAGTCTTGATGTTCTGTTCATGCTGGTAGTTAGTAGTACACAG GTTGCAGAGGAGTTTGTCAGGCAAGGCGGGCTTTCACTGTTAGAAGCTATTCAGTACAACAGTGAAGGAGAGATGAGGCGAAGGGCAACATACCTCCTAGAGCACCACCTACAGTCCCACTCATCATACTGCTCT GTGGAAAACATCCCATGTTCCTGA
- the tmco6 gene encoding transmembrane and coiled-coil domain-containing protein 6 isoform X1, with amino-acid sequence MWRLNKVRHKVGRQGGSLEEIRLKRREHEKALRQARRDRQLVSKRLLLNEDEEQQEVTMDTDPGEQDVVSLFHKLQHCGPEKEAHLKALSKSLRDPSAQLTFIKQENSMHLLVGLLTGTNAQCRLQAVRCLHELSHSPHPNVTPACLPATPYLLTYLSGQSTKFTELCLYTLGNLCPDSDVVKEKLLAQGIIPALATCIENQRHNLAVVEAVGFTLSQLLQAKDAAEKIIPMVLASSLPSHLLSVLTPDPKFSLGPAIECAWCLHYLTCSNMDNRALLAYGALLQCSSLLVSLGGAVAKGDKEEGMELLVCPLLRCVGNLLSSCPVEDLSAQVRDGRLVVALCALLQAYFKTRPALARESAWVLNNLTAHSGAFCSALLILNLVPGLIQLLPFSQGINTMILRVLANIAYKKKEFCVQLAQLGLLSALCATLKMADQEMVTLSLDVLFMLVVSSTQVAEEFVRQGGLSLLEAIQYNSEGEMRRRATYLLEHHLQSHSSYCSVENIPCS; translated from the exons ATGTGGAGGTTGAACAAAGTTCGCCATAAAGTTGGTCGACAAGGCGGCAGCTTGGAGGAGATCAGGTTAAAGAGGCGAGAGCACGAAAAAG CACTGAGACAGGCccgcagagacagacagctggtgAGCAAGAGACTCCTGCTGAATGAAGATGAGGAGCAGCAAGAAGTCACCATGGATACTGACCCAGGAGAACAG GATGTGGTCAGTTTGTTCCACAAACTTCAACACTGCGGGCCTGAGAAGGAGGCCCACCTGAAAGCCTTGAGTAAATCTCTCCGTGACCCATCAGCACAGCTCACCTTCATCAA GCAGGAGAATAGTATGCATCTGCTAGTTGGTCTCCTCACCGGTACTAATGCTCAGTGCCGTCTGCAGGCTGTTCGGTGCCTTCACGAGCTGTCTCACTCTCCTCACCCCAACGTGACCCCAGCCTGTCTGCCTGCCACCCCCTACCTGCTTACCTATCTGTCTGGACAGAGCACCAAGTTCACT gAGCTGTGTCTCTACACACTCGGTAACTTATGCCCAGACAGTGATGTTGTAAAAGAGAAACTTCTGGCCCAGGGAATCATACCCGCTCTGGCCACCTGTATAGAG AACCAGAGACATAATCTAGCAGTGGTGGAAGCTGTGGGGTTCACCCTGTCTCAGCTGCTCCAGGCCAAAGATGCAGCAGAGAAAATAATCCC gatgGTCCTGGCCTCTAGTTTACCTTCACATTTGTTATCAGTCCTGACTCCTGACCCAAAGTTCTCCTTGGGGCCTGCCATTGAGTGTGCGTGGTGTCTGCACTACCTCACATGCAG CAACATGGATAACAGAGCGCTGTTGGCATACGGGGCCCTCTTACAGTGCAGTTCCTTGTTAGTGTCACTAGGTGGTGCTGTGGCTAaaggagacaaagaagaagGAATGGAGTTG CTTGTCTGTCCTCTGCTGAGGTGTGTGGGAAATCTCCTGTCCTCCTGCCCAGTTGAAGACCTGAGCGCTCAAGTGAGAGACGGTCGTCTCGTGGTTGCTTTGTGTGCACTTCTTCAAGCTTACTTCAAGACTCGACCAGCCTTGGCCAGAGAGAGCGCCTGGGTCCTCAACAACCTCACAG CTCACTCCGGTGcattctgctctgctctgctgattCTCAACTTGGTCCCTGGACTGATCCAGCTTCTGCCTTTTTCTCAAGGCATCAATACGATG ATCCTGAGGGTTCTGGCAAATATTGCCTATAAGAAAAAGGAGTTCTGTGTCCAGCTGGCCCAGCTTGGATTGCTGTCTGCACTCTGTGCCACACTTAAAATGGCCGACCAAGAGATGGTGACCCTGAGTCTTGATGTTCTGTTCATGCTGGTAGTTAGTAGTACACAG GTTGCAGAGGAGTTTGTCAGGCAAGGCGGGCTTTCACTGTTAGAAGCTATTCAGTACAACAGTGAAGGAGAGATGAGGCGAAGGGCAACATACCTCCTAGAGCACCACCTACAGTCCCACTCATCATACTGCTCT GTGGAAAACATCCCATGTTCCTGA
- the si:zfos-741a10.3 gene encoding uncharacterized protein si:zfos-741a10.3, which produces MEQVLILLVMLAGTTHAFFTPAVTKCNATQNASLCSATVGGSVYIQMMTNSSGYRMHCKKELTVPIKVFSLKKEKVTIEEAFRNRTEFFISNGTFKITSVEKNDSGQYTVQVFHQNGVLVNTIHVKLEVQENYLPIWILVSSVVALILITVLMVIVWRCCRNNKKGGHKKPAN; this is translated from the exons ATGGAGCAAGTTCTTATACTTCTTGTGATGTTAGCTGGAACAACACATG CTTTCTTTACACCTGctgtaactaaatgtaatgCCACACAGAATGCATCTCTGTGCTCTGCTACTGTTGGAGGATCTGTGTATATCCAAATGATGACCAATAGCAGCGGCTATCGGATGCACTGTAAGAAAGAGCTTACAGTGCCCATAAAGGTGTTCAgtctgaagaaagaaaaggtgaCGATAGAGGAGGCTTTTAGAAACAGAACTGAGTTTTTTATCAGCAACGGGACGTTCAAGATCACCAGCGTAGAGAAGAATGACTCAGGTCAATACACCGTACAGGTCTTTCATCAAAATGGGGTCCTTGTGAATACCATTCATGTGAAACTGGAAGTTCAAG AAAACTATCTGCCCATCTGGATCCTAGTTTCTTCAGTAGTTGCTCTAATACTGATTACTGTTTTAATGGTGATTGTGTGGCGGTGCTGCCGTAACAACAAGAAAGGTGGTCATAAGAAGCCAG CAAATTAA
- the tcof1 gene encoding uncharacterized protein DDB_G0286299 isoform X2 codes for MSVNASKHELIQLIHRHLKEHGFHSAADELQRHSPQGDTKISASLLEIYSSWLNDSKNKRPLDSAKHSTATTATSNQTQAEDDSSSDSEELSQSLLPQTSASTVTPVKQKQKSTAKAVKSGKNLPEKATKKQPDKKNHKSSKNTVGKNEASAKVKTPKKKGGVTSEQNTPAAATAGRAPSVAKPATPKKKKEPAKKAETPKKKLVPAKRKKSEENAVKAKKSKTKDKVAAAGGDSSDSDSSLDVEKWKRLLLQMTDADIAKMDTINALDSSSPTKKRVRKPRAKAPAKTDTLVKQNNETVEKNGEVEEKAAKETTKTDKLKKSWPKKTAPVDSSATPSQEQNLNTAEERAAMSTLSPSKKEKRKVVTPSEEKTDETTSEPKKKKKKKEKEASENKVEENLNETGEDGKEKDSKKEKKKKNEVIEAEEKKKKTNKDNKKTDTQEEMIKKNDIKEISEPIVKEKKSKKKKKETADSEEILEPILEEKKEKKKKKETADSEEILEPILEEKKEKKKKKETADSEEILEPILEEKKKKKETADTVENSEQTAEEKKAKKKKKLINSLENPEQAVEEEKENSEQIVDEKKAKKMTEMADSEENPETISKEKKAKKKKKKENPDEENSEQIVEEKKIKKKKDKAEHNEEMSEQIVEEKKIKKKKDKAEHNEELSEQIVEENTTMTKEMPEQVTEVKKKKKKALYNSADSEQLPPSTPETPSTPTEKKKKKSKLRPAEIPETPSVSVQDDTATQTPSNDTQKQKRKSLKISES; via the exons ATGTCCGTGAACGCATCAAAACACGAGCTGATCCAGCTGATCCACCGCCATTTGAAGGAGCATGGTTTCCACTCAGCTGCAGATGAGCTTCAGAGGCACAGCCCACAG GGGGacacaaaaatatctgcatcATTACTGGAAATCTATAGTTCGTGGTTAAA TGactcaaaaaacaaaaggcCACTTGACTCGGCGAAGCACTCTACTGCGACTACAG CCACCTCCAATCAGACTCAAGCTGAGGATGACAGCAGCTCGGACAGCGAGGAGCTGAGTCAGAGTCTACTGCCACAG ACATCAGCATCAACAGTGACACCAgtgaagcagaaacagaaatcaACAGCCAAGGCAGTAAAATCTGGTAAAAACTTACCTGAAAAAGCTACAAAGAAGCAACCTGACAAGAAAAATCACAAGAGCAGCAAGAACACAGTCGGCAAAAACGAAGCTTCAGCTAAG GTCAAAACTCCCAAGAAGAAAGGCGGCGTTACCTCTGAGCAGAACACTCCAGCTGCTGCAACAGCTGGAAGAGCACCCTCTGTTG CCAAGCCAGCCACaccgaagaagaagaaggaaccTGCAAAAAAGGCAGAGACGCCAAAAAAGAAG ttggtgccagcaaaaaggaaaaagagtgAAGAAAATGCTGTAAAGGCAAAGAAATCAAAGACTAAAGACAAGGTCGCGGCTGCTGGTGGAGATAGTTCAGACTCTGACAGTAGTCTGGATGTAGAGAAATGGAAGAGACTGCTCCTACAGATGACAG ATGCTGACATAGCCAAGATGGACACCATCAATGCTTTGGACTCCTCTTCACCCACAAAGAAGAGAGTCAGGAAACCTCGGGCCAAAGCGCCGGCAAAAACTGACACTCTCGTTAAACAGAATAATGAGACGGTTGAAAAGAatggggaggtggaggagaaagCTGCGAAagagacaacaaaaacagataaactcAAGAAGAGCTGGCCAAAAAAGACAGCACCTGTGGATTCCTCCGCTACCCCGAGCCAAGAGCAAAACCTGAACACTGCAGAGGAAAGAGCAGCAATGTCCACTCTCTCTCCgtcaaagaaagagaaaaggaaagttGTGACTCCCAGTGAGGAAAAAACTGATGAGACAACGTCTGAgcccaagaagaagaagaagaaaaaggaaaaggaggcATCTGAAAACAAAGTGGAAGAGAATCTAAATGAGACTGGGgaagatggaaaagaaaaagacagcaagaaggagaagaaaaagaagaatgaagTCATTgaggcagaggagaagaaaaagaagacaaataaaGATAACAAGAAGACTGACACTCAagaagaaatgataaaaaagaacGATATTAAGGAAATTTCAGAGCCaatagtaaaagaaaagaaatccaagaagaagaaaaaggagacagCTGATAGTGAGGAGATTTTAGAGCCAATattggaagaaaagaaagaaaagaagaagaaaaaggagacgGCTGATAGTGAGGAGATTTTAGAGCCAATattggaagaaaagaaagaaaagaagaagaaaaaggagacagCTGATAGTGAGGAGATTTTAGAGCCAATAttggaagaaaagaagaagaaaaaggagacagCTGATACTGTGGAAAACTCAGAGCAGACAgctgaagaaaagaaagcaaagaagaagaaaaagctcATTAATAGTTTGGAAAATCCAGAACAAGCAgttgaagaagagaaagaaaattcaGAGCAGATAGTTGatgaaaagaaagcaaagaagatGACAGAAATGGCTGATAGTGAGGAAAATCCAGAGACaatttcaaaagaaaagaaagcaaagaaaaagaagaaaaaggagaatcCTGATGAAGAGAATTCTGAGCAGATagttgaagaaaagaaaattaagaaaaaaaaggacaaagctGAACATAATGAGGAGATGTCGGAGCAGATagttgaagaaaagaaaattaagaaaaaaaaggacaaagcgGAACATAATGAGGAGCTGTCGGAGCAGATAGTTGaagaaaatacaacaatgaCAAAGGAAATGCCGGAGCAGGTTACCgaagtaaagaagaaaaagaaaaaggcgTTATACAACTCAGCTGACTCAGAGCAACTACCTCCATCCACCCCTGAGACACCGAGTACTccaacagagaagaagaaaa AAAAAAGCAAATTGAGACCCGCTGAGATCCCAGAAACACCTTCAGTTTCTGTCCAAGATGACACCGCAACACAAACACCGTCAAATGACACCCAGAAACAG AAAAGGAAATCTTTGAAGATCTCAGAGTCGTGA
- the arsia gene encoding arylsulfatase I has product MFDRLINRKRQKMATTALTGFSMMSLLSLGYLSWDLMSPNQVENEPVQTFGNVSPVPQPPHIIFIMTDDQGFNDIGYHSSDIRTPALDKLAADGVKLENYYIQPICTPSRSQFITGRYQIHTGLQHSIIRPRQPNCLPFDHITLPQRLQELGYSTHMLGKWHLGFYKKDCLPTRRGFDTYFGSLTGSVNYYTYDSCDGPGLCGFDLHEGETVAWGQRGKYSTHLYTQKVRKILATHDPQSQPLFIFLSFQAVHTPLQSPREYIYPYRELGNVARRKYAAMVSTVDEAVRNITYALRKYGYYQNSVIIFSTDNGGQPLSGGSNWPLRGRKGTYWEGGVRGLGFVHSPLLRKKKRVSKALIHITDWYPTLVGLAGGNESLTEGVDGYDVWEAISEGKESPRLEILHNIDPLYNHARSGSLQKGYGIWNTAVQASIRAGDWKLLTGDPGYGDWTPPQMLPGFPGSWWNLERHTEPQKSVWLFNISRDPYERLDLSEQRPDVVKELLVRLVYYNRTAVPVRYPSEDPRADPHLNGGAWVPWVGDEEEDSWDSVYQKKNKDWKKKLKLSKSRSFFRKLNTRIMSNRI; this is encoded by the exons ATGTTTGATAGATTGATTAATAGAAAGCGTCAGAAGATGGCAACGACAGCTCTGACCGGTTTCTCCATGATGAGTCTGCTCAGCCTCGGGTACCTGAGCTGGGACCTGATGAGTCCCAATCAGGTGGAAAACGAGCCCGTTCAGACATTTGGCAACGTGTCTCCTGTCCCGCAGCCTCctcacatcatcttcatcatgaCAGACGATCAGGGATTCAACGACATCGGTTATCACAGCTCTGATATCAGGACACCAGCGCTGGATAAGCTGGCCGCGGACGGAGTGAAGCTGGAGAATTATTACATCCAGCCCATCTGCACCCCGTCCCGCAGTCAGTTCATCACCGGCAG GTACCAAATTCACACCGGCCTACAGCACTCTATCATCCGGCCCCGCCAGCCTAACTGCCTGCCCTTTGACCACATCACCCTTCCCCAGAGGCTTCAGGAGCTCGGCTACTCAACCCACATGCTAGGCAAGTGGCACCTGGGCTTCTACAAGAAGGACTGCTTGCCCACTCGCCGTGGCTTCGACACATATTTTGGCTCCTTAACAGGAAGTGTGAACTACTACACCTACGACTCCTGTGATGGCCCTGGGCTGTGTGGCTTCGACCTCCATGAGGGGGAGACGGTAGCCTGGGGTCAGAGGGGTAAGTACTCCACCCAtctgtacacacaaaaagtcCGTAAGATTCTGGCAACCCATGATCCTCAGTCCCAGCCGCTGTTCATCTTCCTATCCTTCCAAGCTGTCCATACACCCCTGCAGTCCCCCCGGGAGTACATCTATCCATACCGCGAGCTGGGCAACGTGGCCCGCAGGAAGTATGCTGCTATGGTCTCAACGGTAGATGAGGCGGTTCGGAACATAACATACGCCCTCCGCAAGTATGGTTACTACCAGAACAGTGTCATCATCTTCTCGACTGACAACGGTGGCCAGCCTTTATCTGGTGGCAGTAACTGGCCACTCAGAGGACGTAAAGGCACCTACTGGGAAGGCGGTGTCCGGGGTTTGGGGTTTGTCCACAGCCCTCtgttgaggaagaagaagagggtgaGTAAAGCCCTGATACACATCACTGACTGGTACCCAACACTGGTGGGATTAGCAGGTGGCAATGAGTCCCTGACTGAGGGGGTGGATGGGTATGATGTTTGGGAAGCCATCAGCGAGGGGAAGGAATCACCCAGATTGGAGATTCTCCACAACATTGACCCTCTGTATAACCATGCTCGCAGTGGCTCCCTGCAGAAAGGATATGGGATTTGGAACACAGCCGTGCAGGCCTCCATACGAGCTGGAGACTGGAAACTCCTGACAGGAGACCCTGGTTATGGAGACTGGACACCACCACAGATGCTTCCTGGTTTCCCCGGCAGCTGGTGGAACCTGGAGAGGCACACTGAACCCCAGAAATCAGTATGGCTTTTCAACATCTCCAGAGACCCCTATGAACGTTTGGACCTTTCTGAGCAGAGACCAGACGTTGTCAAAGAGTTGTTGGTCAGACTGGTGTACTACAACCGCACTGCAGTGCCAGTACGGTACCCATCAGAGGACCCACGGGCGGACCCCCACCTGAATGGAGGTGCCTGGGTACCTTGGGtgggagatgaggaggaggacagcTGGGACAGTgtttaccagaaaaaaaacaaggactGGAAGAAGAAGCTTAAACTGTCCAAAAGCAGGTCGTTTTTCAGAAAACTCAACACGAGGATCATGTCCAACAGGATATAG